The following are from one region of the Salvia splendens isolate huo1 chromosome 2, SspV2, whole genome shotgun sequence genome:
- the LOC121784328 gene encoding type III polyketide synthase A-like — MSLNGEENHLHRSTPTPGKATLLAIGKAFPRQLVLQDLLVEGYIRDTNCDDLAIKEKLQRLCKTTTVKTRYTVLSKEILDEYPELATEGSPTIKQRLKIAHPAVLEMAKEASLACLKEWKRPAQDITHIVYVSSSEIRLPGGDLYLATELGLRNDVGRVMLYFLGCYGGATGLRVAKDIAENNPGSRVLLSTSETTILGFRPPNKARPYDLVGAALFGDGAAAVVVGADPIPCVETPFMELNTAVQQFIPGTSSVIDGRLSEEGIYFKLGRDLPQKIEENIEEFCKKLMAGAGLSDYNSVFWAVHPGGPAILNRLESTLGLENGKLECSRRALMDYGNVSSNTIFYVMEYMREELGKKGEKGEEWGLALAFGPGITFEGMLLRSLLFK; from the exons ATGTCCCTTAATGGCGAAGAAAACCACCTCCACCGCAGCACCCCCACCCCGGGCAAGGCCACCCTCCTCGCCATCGGCAAGGCCTTCCCTCGCCAGCTCGTGCTTCAAGATCTCCTAGTCGAGGGCTACATCCGCGACACCAACTGCGATGACCTTGCCATCAAGGAGAAACTCCAACGCCTTT GCAAAACCACCACGGTGAAAACCCGATACACGGTGTTGTCGAAGGAGATACTGGACGAGTACCCTGAGCTGGCGACGGAAGGGTCCCCGACGATCAAGCAGCGCCTCAAGATCGCGCACCCGGCCGTCCTAGAGATGGCGAAGGAGGCGAGCCTGGCATGCCTGAAGGAGTGGAAGCGCCCCGCGCAAGACATCACCCACATCGTCTACGTCTCCTCGAGCGAGATCCGCCTCCCAGGCGGCGACCTCTACCTCGCCACCGAGCTCGGCCTCCGCAACGACGTGGGGCGCGTGATGCTCTACTTCCTCGGGTGCTACGGCGGGGCGACAGGGCTGCGCGTGGCCAAGGACATCGCGGAGAACAACCCGGGCAGCCGCGTCCTCCTCTCCACCTCCGAGACCACCATCCTCGGCTTCCGGCCCCCGAACAAGGCCCGCCCCTACGACCTCGTCGGGGCGGCCCTCTTCGGTGACGGCGCCGCTGCTGTGGTGGTCGGCGCCGACCCGATCCCCTGCGTGGAAACGCCCTTCATGGAGCTGAACACGGCGGTGCAGCAGTTCATCCCGGGGACGAGCAGCGTGATCGACGGGCGGCTGTCGGAGGAAGGGATATACTTCAAGCTAGGGCGGGACCTGCCGCAGAAGATAGAGGAGAACATCGAGGAGTTCTGCAAGAAGCTGATGGCCGGGGCCGGGCTGAGCGACTACAACTCGGTGTTCTGGGCGGTTCACCCGGGCGGACCGGCAATACTGAACCGGCTGGAGAGTACGCTGGGTTTGGAGAATGGGAAGCTGGAATGCAGCAGGAGGGCATTGATGGATTATGGGAATGTGAGTAgtaatactatattttatgtGATGGAGTATATGAGAGAGGAGTTGGGGAAGAAGGGAGAGAAAGGGGAGGAGTGGGGGCTGGCGTTGGCGTTTGGACCGGGGATTACCTTTGAAGGAATGCTTCTGCGAAGCCTGCTTTTtaagtga
- the LOC121784333 gene encoding 2-oxoglutarate-dependent dioxygenase AOP3-like — MATTQELPKIPIFDLSTKNLSPSSSSWLPTCKSLREALEEFGFFLAKYENVSSQLDKQVFHVLEQVFNLPFETKSRNTSDLSFYGYVGKLPHAPLHESMGIPEATTLDAVQCFTNLMWPSGNKEFCENILCYARLVSEMEQLVDRMVFESYGAEKHHDSHVGSTTYLLRTIKYSVPDLDADNSSKMGTNIHTDKSFLSILHQNQVNGLQIQLRNGEWLDIDVPPGLFVVMAGDAYEVWSNGRIYAAKHQVIMKADKPRYCLAMFSFNHGIINIPEELVDAEHPLQFKPFDHFEFAHFYLSGATSMTESSAKAYCGVSA, encoded by the exons ATGGCCACTACTCAAGAACTTCCCAAAATTCCAATCTTTGATCTCTCAACTAAAAACTTGAGTCCTAGTTCCAGCTCATGGCTTCCGACTTGCAAGAGCTTGCGAGAGGCTCTTGAAGAGTTTGGATTTTTCTTGGCAAAATACGAAAATGTTTCATCTCAACTAGACAAGCAAGTATTCCATGTGTTGGAACAAGTGTTTAATCTGCCATTTGAAACCAAATCTAGAAATACTTCTGACTTAAGTTTCTATGGTTATGTGGGAAAACTGCCCCATGCTCCCCTCCATGAAAGCATGGGAATTCCAGAAGCAACAACTCTAGATGCTGTTCAATGCTTCACAAATCTAATGTGGCCATCAGGAAACAAAGAATTCTG TGAAAACATCCTATGCTATGCAAGGCTAGTTTCAGAGATGGAACAACTAGTAGACAGAATGGTGTTTGAAAGTTATGGTGCAGAAAAACATCACGATTCCCATGTTGGATCGACAACTTATCTGCTAAGAACCATAAAATACTCTGTTCCAGATCTTGATGCAGACAACAGTAGTAAAATGGGAACAAATATCCACACAGACAAGAGCTTCTTGTCGATACTTCACCAGAATCAGGTCAATGGACTGCAGATACAATTGAGGAACGGGGAATGGTTGGATATTGATGTCCCACCTGGATTATTTGTCGTAATGGCTGGCGACGCTTATGAA GTATGGAGCAACGGAAGGATATATGCAGCCAAGCATCAAGTCATAATGAAAGCTGACAAGCCTAGATACTGCCTGGCAATGTTTTCATTCAACCATGGGATAATTAACATACCTGAGGAGCTGGTGGATGCCGAACATCCTTTGCAGTTTAAGCCTTTTGATCATTTTGAGTTCGCCCACTTCTACCTCAGTGGTGCAACCTCGATGACCGAGAGCTCTGCTAAGGCATACTGTGGTGTTAGTGCATGA
- the LOC121784308 gene encoding uncharacterized protein LOC121784308 — MEVTGSDSGEGAPLMGNTAAAGGDDRPGIPQLFSSVPSLNEAASYLAETTAIFTRCFPVISISPASDSEEPHGNEMVQFASEDASGETRSLITNRNVSSSGHDLSASDFDAPLVHGAITRGSARASSQNSNAIVPANTNLNGNSIFQGLIEKVRRTVQGSANDIGWLQKDPDMPPVEDGTGRFTEILDEIRHGVHRLPNTMIYLLVPGLFSNHGPLYFVSTKTSFSKMGLTCHIAKIHSEASVEKNAKEIKDYIEEIYWGSKKRVLLLGHSKGGIDAAAALSMYWDELKDKVAGLALAQSPYGGSPIASDILREGQLGDYVNLRKLMEILICKVIKGDMQALEDLTYEKRKEFLRKYQLPRELPVVSFHTEARISPAVLATLSRVAHAELPMFSGQPTTLPVIIPLGAAMAACAQLLQIRYGEKSDGLVTCRDAEVPGSIVVKPERKLDHAWMVYSSLNDDPSEADASQVCEALLRMLVEDVKKEKDEVAKKQE; from the exons ATGGAAGTAACAGGTTCCGATAGCGGTGAGGGCGCACCGCTTATG GGGAACACGGCGGCGGCTGGGGGAGACGATCGTCCCGGGATTCCACAATTATTTAGCTCTGTGCCATCTCTGAATGAGGCGGCGTCGTATCTCGCCGAAACCACCGCGATTTTCACACGTTGTTTCCCTGTTATTTCAA TAAGCCCTGCATCTGATTCTGAAGAACCTCATGGAAATGAAATGGTTCAATTTGCTTCGGAAGATGCTTCAGGAGAGACCAGATCTTTAATAACTAACAGAAATGTTTCTTCAAGTGGACATGATTTATCTGCTTCTGACTTTGATGCTCCGTTAGTCCATGGTGCAATCACTAGGGGCTCGGCTCGAGCGTCTTCTCAAAATTCTAATGCGATTGTGCCAGCAAATACCAACCTAAACGGCAATTCCATTTTTCAGGG CCTCATTGAAAAGGTTAGGAGGACAGTTCAGGGCTCTGCCAATGATATTGGCTGGCTACAAAAAGATCCAGACATGCCACCTGTTGAAGATGGAACTGGAAGATTTACTGAAATACTTGATGAAATACG CCATGGTGTGCACCGGTTGCCAAACACAATGATTTACTTGTTAGTCCCAG GTCTCTTCAGCAATCATGGTCCTCTTTATTTCGTGAGCACAaaaacaagtttttcgaagATGGGGCTCACTTGTCATATAGCCAAAATTCACAGTGAg GCTTCAGTGGAAAAGAATGCCAAAGAGATAAAGGACTATATAGAAGAAATATATTGGGGTTCCAAGAAACGTGTGTTGCTGCTCGGTCATAGTAAAGGTGGAATAGATGCTGCGGCCGCTCTGTCCATGTACTGGGATGAACTGAAAGACAAGGTTGCTGGGTTAGCGTTAGCGCAGAGTCCATACGGTGGTAGTCCAATCGCTTCTGATATACTCCGTGAAGGTCAACTTGGCGATTATGTAAACTTGCGTAAGCTGATGGAGATCCTGATATGTAAAGTAATCAAG GGTGATATGCAGGCTTTAGAAGACTTAACTTATGAGAAAAGGAAAGAGTTCTTGAGGAAATACCAATTACCAAGGGAGCTGCCTGTCGTTTCCTTCCACACTGAGGCGAGGATCTCCCCTGCGGTTTTGGCCACATTATCTCGTGTTGCTCATGCAGAGCTCCCCATGTTCTCTGGGCAACCTACAACACTGCCTGTGATCATACCTCTGGGTGCTGCAATGGCTGCCTGTGCACAGCTGCTTCAGATTAGGTATGGGGAGAAGAGTGATGGGCTCGTCACTTGCCGTGATGCAGAGGTTCCTGGCTCGATCGTGGTCAAGCCAGAGCGCAAGCTAGACCACGCCTGGATGGTTTACTCATCACTGAATGATGATCCATCAGAAGCAGACGCTTCTCAAGTGTGTGAAGCACTTCTACGCATGCTTGTGGAGGATGTAAAGAAAGAGAAAGACGAAGTTGCCAAGAAGCAAGAATGA
- the LOC121784322 gene encoding pentatricopeptide repeat-containing protein At2g20710, mitochondrial-like, with the protein MMKFLQKFSDSIMKRAVLSSSISMYSSERSPNLYDRLVKCYRERVSVIPVLDEWVAQVGDIRQQTLQLFIKNFTKRRRFTPALHIVEWMSRSRNQYVITQKLAAVQLDLLFKVHGIDEVEKYFNELDDVLLDYPVYVALLNCYAMVKYVEKADQVMERIRKFNSRSTMPYNVMLSLYCTNREHVKLEALARDMQDEGIVYNRLTYEILLKAYARFDLELMERLLAKMESDDWDYINFHTYATAAKGYLKAGDSEKAYALLRKAESLTGVHGGSSTYLSLITYYAAMQRTADVYRIWNLVPDFAELSNKYYVTMISSLEKLEDLDGARNILEEWEGTNTAFDIEIPNLVIRAYCKKGDVGDAEIILKRLMDSGKELNALTFSHMALGYLKDGQMEKAVEFTKKAFLASVPSWKPNLIVVSACLEYLQEKRDANGMQEMLMLLEKCGSSKDVIKDIIQRFSSNEKPKTENQNKTAATGDFYIPLFSSISSGKTS; encoded by the exons ATGATGAAATTCCTCCAGAAATTTTCTGATTCGATAATGAAAAGGGCAGTTTTGAGCTCCTCAATTTCAATGTATTCGAGCGAGAGATCGCCCAATCTGTACGACAGACTTGTGAAATGTTACCGAGAGAGGGTTTCGGTGATTCCAGTTCTGGACGAATGGGTCGCTCAAGTTGGAGATATACGCCAACAAACACTCCAACTATTCATCAAAAACTTCACCAAACGCCGCCGTTTCACGCCCGCCCTTCAT ATAGTTGAATGGATGAGCCGTAGCAGGAATCAGTATGTAATTACCCAGAAACTCGCTGCGGTTCAGCTAGATCTATTGTTCAAGGTTCACGGCATAGATGAAGTAGAGAAGTATTTCAACGAACTCGACGATGTTTTACTGGATTATCCAGTTTATGTAGCTCTTTTGAACTGTTACGCCATGGTGAAATACGTGGAGAAAGCAGATCAAGTCATGGAACGCATTCGGAAGTTCAACTCCCGCAGTACTATGCCTTACAATGTAATGCTGAGTCTTTACTGTACGAACAGGGAGCACGTGAAGCTCGAGGCATTGGCACGAGACATGCAAGATGAGGGCATTGTTTACAACAGGCTCACTTACGAAATACTGTTAAAAGCATACGCTCGTTTTGATCTAGAGCTGATGGAGAGGCTTTTGGCAAAGATGGAGTCAGATGATTGGGACTATATCAATTTTCATACTTATGCTACAGCGGCGAAAGGGTATCTCAAAGCTGGTGATTCTGAGAAAGCTTATGCGCTCTTGAGGAAGGCCGAGAGCCTGACTGGTGTTCATGGAGGAAGTAGCACGTATCTAAGTTTGATAACTTACTATGCAGCAATGCAGAGAACAGCAGATGTGTATCGTATATGGAATCTGGTTCCAGACTTTGCTGAGTTATCGAATAAGTACTATGTTACTATGATAAGTTCACTGGAGAAGTTGGAAGACCTTGATGGTGCCAGAAATATCTTGGAGGAATGGGAGGGAACAAACACAGCCTTTGACATTGAGATTCCGAACCTTGTCATCCGTGCTTACTGCAAGAAAGGTGATGTAGGAGATGCTGAGATAATTCTGAAGCGACTCATGGATTCAGGGAAGGAGCTTAATGCATTGACATTTAGTCATATGGCGCTCGGATACCTAAAAGATGGGCAGATGGAGAAGGCCGTGGAGTTTACAAAGAAGGCGTTTCTGGCCAGTGTTCCCAGCTGGAAACCTAATCTCATTGTAGTCTCAGCATGCTTAGAATATCTGCAAGAGAAAAGAGATGCAAATGGAATGCAAGAAATGTTGATGCTGCTGGAGAAGTGTGGCAGCTCCAAAGACGTCATCAAGGATATCATACAAAGATTCTCGAGCAACGAGAAGCCAAAGACTGAAAACCAGAACAAGACAGCAGCTACAGGAGATTTCTACATCCCTTTATTCTCCTCAATTTCTAGTGGGAAAACCAGCTGA